A single window of Enterobacteriaceae bacterium ESL0689 DNA harbors:
- a CDS encoding amino acid permease: MTEKKTELHRGLEARHIELIALGGTIGVGLFMGAASTLKWAGPSVLLAYIIAGLFVFLIMRSMGEMLFIEPVTGSFAVYAHRYMGPFMGYLTAWSYWFMWMAVGISEITAIGLYVQYWFPHLAQWIPALIAVGLVALANLAAVRLYGEIEFWFAMIKVTTIIVMIITGLGVIFFGFGNGGQTLGFGNLTEHGGFFAGGWKGFLTALCIVVASYQGVELIGITAGEAKNPQVTLRSAVGNVLWRILIFYVGAIFVIVTIFPWDHIGTNGSPFVLTFAKIGITTAAGIINFVVLTAALSGCNSGMYSCGRMLYTLARNRQLPPVIARVSRHGVPVIGVALSIVILLTGSCLNYIIPNPQRVFVYVYSASVLPGMVPWFVILFSQIRFRHLHQKEMARHPFRSLFFPWANYLTMAFLVCVLIGMGFNDDTRLSLLVGMLFMAVVTLIYKIFGLDRQQDIERQPD, encoded by the coding sequence CTTCTGTTTTACTGGCGTATATCATCGCGGGCTTATTTGTCTTCTTAATTATGCGCTCAATGGGTGAAATGCTGTTTATTGAGCCCGTCACCGGCTCTTTTGCTGTTTATGCCCATCGCTATATGGGCCCGTTTATGGGGTATCTGACCGCCTGGTCATACTGGTTTATGTGGATGGCGGTTGGGATTTCTGAAATTACGGCGATTGGCTTGTATGTGCAGTACTGGTTCCCGCATCTGGCGCAGTGGATCCCGGCGTTAATCGCCGTCGGACTGGTGGCTCTGGCCAACCTGGCGGCGGTACGCTTATACGGTGAGATTGAATTCTGGTTTGCCATGATTAAAGTGACCACCATTATCGTCATGATCATCACGGGACTGGGGGTGATCTTCTTTGGCTTTGGTAACGGTGGCCAGACACTCGGTTTCGGCAACCTGACAGAACACGGTGGCTTCTTTGCCGGGGGCTGGAAAGGTTTTCTGACCGCGTTATGTATCGTGGTGGCTTCGTATCAGGGGGTGGAACTTATCGGGATCACCGCTGGTGAGGCGAAGAACCCACAAGTGACATTGCGTAGCGCGGTAGGCAATGTTTTGTGGCGTATTCTGATTTTTTATGTCGGGGCCATTTTTGTTATTGTCACCATTTTCCCGTGGGATCACATTGGTACTAATGGCAGTCCTTTCGTTCTGACCTTTGCGAAAATCGGTATTACCACCGCCGCCGGTATCATTAACTTTGTGGTTCTGACCGCGGCGCTTTCTGGCTGTAATAGCGGCATGTATAGCTGTGGACGGATGCTCTATACACTGGCCAGGAATCGCCAGCTACCCCCGGTCATCGCCAGAGTGTCGCGTCATGGTGTCCCGGTCATCGGAGTGGCGCTGTCGATTGTCATTTTGCTGACTGGCTCCTGTCTGAACTATATTATTCCTAACCCGCAACGTGTTTTTGTCTATGTTTATAGCGCCAGCGTATTACCGGGGATGGTGCCGTGGTTTGTGATCCTGTTTAGCCAGATTCGTTTTCGTCATCTGCATCAGAAGGAGATGGCACGCCATCCTTTTCGTTCACTGTTTTTCCCGTGGGCGAACTATTTAACCATGGCATTTCTGGTTTGTGTACTGATCGGGATGGGATTTAATGACGATACCCGCCTGTCGCTGCTGGTGGGGATGCTGTTTATGGCTGTCGTCACGCTTATCTATAAGATCTTTGGCCTTGATCGTCAGCAAGATATTGAACGCCAGCCAGATTAA